The Streptococcus sanguinis genome contains the following window.
GGCGGGGACATGGCAGAGCGCTGATGCAAGCTTTGCGTGAAGAGGCAAAAGCAGCAGGCTACACAGGGATTCGGATTAATTCAGGTATTTCACGGTCTTCAGCCCATGAATTTTATCGCAGCCTCGGCTGCAGCGAAAAAGCAGACCAGAAACGATTTTATTGGGAGTTTTAGAGAAAGGAGGAGTAGATGATGATTGAACCACTAAACCAGCAGCATGCTATAGAAATTGCTAACGACTGGCATTACGAGACGCCTTATGATTTTTATGACATGAAAAATGACCTAGAGGATTATGAAGAAATGGTTTCTCCTGAAGCGCGTGGGGACCGTTATTATCAAGTACTGAGTGAAGGGGAACTCTATGGATTTTTCTGCTTGGAGCAGAAAGGGGAGCGAACTTTGGAGCTTGGTTTGGGGATGAAGCCGGAGCACTGTGGAAAAGGTCAGGGCGCTGCATTTTTGCAGGAAATTTTGGACTTTATCATGGAAAATTTTGCACCACAAACCCTAAGGCTATCCGTTGCTGACTTCAATCACCGAGCCCAGCAGCTCTATCTCAACATGGGCTTTGAAGTGGTGAGGCGCATTCCGCAAGAAAGCAATGGCGATATTCATCTCTTTGTGGAGATGGAGAAGAAGGTCTAGTCAATATCG
Protein-coding sequences here:
- a CDS encoding GNAT family N-acetyltransferase, whose protein sequence is MMIEPLNQQHAIEIANDWHYETPYDFYDMKNDLEDYEEMVSPEARGDRYYQVLSEGELYGFFCLEQKGERTLELGLGMKPEHCGKGQGAAFLQEILDFIMENFAPQTLRLSVADFNHRAQQLYLNMGFEVVRRIPQESNGDIHLFVEMEKKV